The proteins below are encoded in one region of Silene latifolia isolate original U9 population chromosome 2, ASM4854445v1, whole genome shotgun sequence:
- the LOC141629332 gene encoding protein RER1A-like, protein MVAKMQVWGHPWLVGGQITMKPHVNEETKVISSPITYRYQTDYNINNNNNSMLSSGSGLGLVRVWNQIRAERKSKYVERTEKDYSVKGESNQVFRWCLTSVIVVAHAVRILYYDPGYYLLTYVSGCVCFRDLIFYLSLDTLSVWEASDWARIVHLTPDHQLIRHEPCINEFFRHKLSPDQFDSLVRRLYEFKFWYRTTRTMLFTFVLTWFPFLKCSRVGAGVLLYGIVVHGCELVYEGTAAHQM, encoded by the exons ATGGTTGCAAAGATGCAGGTCTGGGGCCATCCCTGGTTGGTTGGCGGTCAGATCACCATGAAACCGCATGTTAACGAGGAGACCAAAGTTATCAGCTCTCCCATCACTTACCGCTATCAAACtgattataatattaataataataacaatagcatGTTATCATCAGGATCGGGATTGGGATTGGTGAGAGTGTGGAATCAGATACGGGCAGAGCGAAAAAGCAAGTATGTAGAAAGGACGGAAAAAGATTATTCGGTAAAGGGAGAGTCTAACCAAGTGTTTAGATGGTGTCTTACTTCGGTAATTGTTGTGGCTCATGCGGTCAGGATATTATACTATGATCCTGGCTACTACTTGCTCACCTATGTTTCAGGGTGTGTCTGCTTTCGAGACCTCATATTCTACTTGTCTCTAGATACCCTATCGGTTTGGGAAGCTTCCGATTGGGCACGTATTGTCCACTTAACTCCTGATCATCAACTCATACGCCATGAGCCGTGTATCAATGAATTCTTCCGCCACAAATTATCCCCCGACCAGTTTGACTCTCTTGTTCGCAGGCTTTACGAATTTAAATTCTG GTACCGGACTACTAGGACCATGCTCTTTACATTTGTGCTAACTTGGTTTCCCTTCCTCAAGTGTTCTCGTGTTGGAGCAGGGGTCCTGTTATATGGGATCGTCGTGCATGGTTGTGAACTTGTGTATGAAGGGACCGCGGCACATCAGATGTAG